A single Clostridium taeniosporum DNA region contains:
- a CDS encoding helix-turn-helix transcriptional regulator codes for MKIERLLGILFYLINRNNVSGNSLAEYFNVSRRTIIRDINTLTLAGVPIYSEMGSKGGYSINPDYKLNEKIIDNDNFGYILLALQSLKSVYGEKKVHETYEKVKHIYSDENNNHALNVDFSVVNENKSVISYISMLKEAVQHNKTVLFQYTNLNSNTRRVKCNIIHVFYKWYSWYAFGYDLEKSDFRMFKIVRMRKLEISEEYFDNNYDVAKLVDDYEEKRNKDNIYVTIEYSKEIDALINEYFRGDVINVLETSIVKKVAIKENDFIMFSIILGFGEKIKVLSPLSYQQRIKEHLKNTLIKNY; via the coding sequence ATGAAGATTGAAAGATTGTTAGGAATATTATTTTATCTAATAAATAGAAATAATGTTAGTGGAAATAGTTTGGCTGAATATTTTAATGTTTCTCGAAGAACAATTATTCGTGATATAAATACATTGACATTAGCTGGGGTTCCAATTTATTCAGAAATGGGGTCTAAAGGTGGTTATTCAATTAATCCTGATTATAAGTTGAATGAAAAAATAATTGATAATGATAATTTTGGATATATTCTACTTGCGCTGCAAAGCTTAAAAAGTGTTTATGGTGAAAAAAAGGTTCATGAAACATATGAAAAAGTAAAACATATATATTCTGATGAAAATAATAATCATGCATTAAATGTTGATTTTTCTGTAGTAAATGAGAACAAAAGTGTAATTTCCTATATTTCTATGTTAAAAGAAGCTGTTCAGCATAATAAAACAGTCTTATTTCAATACACTAACCTCAATAGTAATACTCGAAGAGTTAAATGCAATATCATACATGTTTTCTATAAATGGTACTCTTGGTATGCTTTTGGTTATGATTTAGAGAAAAGTGATTTTCGTATGTTTAAAATAGTAAGAATGAGAAAGTTAGAAATAAGTGAGGAGTATTTTGATAATAATTATGATGTAGCAAAGTTAGTTGATGATTATGAAGAAAAAAGAAATAAGGACAATATATATGTTACTATTGAATATTCTAAAGAAATAGATGCTTTGATTAATGAATATTTTCGTGGTGATGTTATCAATGTGTTGGAAACATCTATAGTTAAAAAGGTTGCTATAAAAGAGAATGACTTTATTATGTTTTCTATCATTTTAGGTTTTGGAGAAAAAATTAAAGTTCTTTCCCCTTTATCCTATCAGCAAAGAATTAAAGAACATTTAAAAAATACTTTAATAAAAAATTACTAA